The segment CCGGCGAACAGGCCCTCGATGGCGAAGTCCTCGCTGGGGTCGGGATCGATCGGCTCATGCTCGGCATTGCGCGGCAGCAGGCGCAGTTGGCGACCCTTGCGATGCAGCCGCTTCACCGTGAAGCCGTCGCCGACGCGCGCCACCACGGTCTGGCCGTGCCGCGCCTCGGGCGTGGCGTGCACGCCGATCAGGTCGCCGTCGAGGATGCCGTCGTCACGCATCGAGTCGCCCTGCACGCGCAGCAGGTAGTCCGGGCGCAGCCGGAACAGGGCCGGGTCCAGCCGCAGTACCCGCTCGGCAGCCGCGCTCGAGTCGATCGGCCGGCCGGCAGCGACGCGGCCGAGCAGGGGCAGGGCGAGCAGGTCGTCGGCCGGTGCAGGCACGGGCGCATCCAGCAGGCGGATACCGCGGGCGCGGTTCGGCAGCAGGGCGATGTGGCCCTTGGCCTCCAGCGCGCGAAGGTGCTTGGCCACCGCGTTCACGTGTTCGATGCCGACCGCCACAGCGATTTCCTGCAGTGTCGGCGGCATGCCCTCGGCGGCCGCGTGGCGGTGCAGGACGGCGAGGATCTCGGCCTGGCGGGGGGTGAGTGTCATGGTGTAAATCATTCCACCTGTCGGGCAACTTGCCAAGCCGGTGCCGGCAGTGGAACCGGCGGTGCTCTCAGGGGCTGCGACGCCGGCCTCGATGCGGCGGCGCGTCATCGCCGGAAGCCGGCGGCGCAAGCTAGAATGGCGGGATTCATCGACCCGCTGGAGGCTGCATGGCTGTCCGTCTTGACCCGCTCGACCTGTACGACGTCCGCTCGCTGCTCACCGACGAGGAGCGCATGGTGCAGGATGCAGTGGGCCGCTTCGTCGACGAGAAGGTGCTGCCGATCATCGGCGACTGCTTCGACCAGGGACGCTTTCCGAAGGAACTGATCCCGGAGATCGCCTCGCTGGGCCTGCTCGGCGCGACGATTCCGGAACAGTACGGCTGCGCCGGCATGAACGGTGTCAGCTACGGCCTGATCTGCCAGGAGCTGGAGCGCGGCGACTCGGGCCTGCGCAGCTTCGCTTCGGTGCAGAGCTCGCTATGCATGTACCCGATCTACGCCTACGGCACCGAAGAGCAGAAGATGCAGTACCTGCCGAAGATGGCGGCGGGCGAGATCATCGGCTGCTTCGGCCTGACCGAGCCGCACGGCGGCTCCGATCCGGCCAACATGAAGACGAATGCGAAGAAGGACGGCGGCGACTGGGTCATCAACGGCGCCAAGATGTGGATCACCAACGGCAACCTGGCGCATATCGCGATCATCTGGGCGCAGACCGAGGACGGCATCCAGGGCTTCATCGTGCCGACCGACACGGCCGGTTTCACCGCGCAGGAAGTGCACAAGAAGATGAGCCTGCGCGCCTCGGTCACCAGCGCGCTGTTCTTCGACAACGTGCGCGTGCCGGAGGCCAACCGCCTGCCCAACGTTAAGGGCCTCAAAGGTCCGCTGGGCTGCCTGACCCAGGCGCGCTACGGCATCACCTGGGGCCCGATCGGCGCCGCCCAGGCCTGCCTGAAGGAAGTGCTCGACTACACCGCCGAGCGCGTGCTGTTCGGCCGTCCGCTGTCCGCCAACCAGGCGGTGCAGATCAAGATGGCCGACATGGCCCGTCGCATCACCTCGGCGCAGCTGCTGTCGCTGCAGCTCGGCCGCCTGAAGGATGCCGGCAAGATGCAGCCGACCCAGGTCTCGCTGGCCAAGTGGAACAACTGCCGCATGGCCATCGATATCGCGCGCGAGTGTCGCGACATCCTCGGCGGCGCCGGCATCACCACCGAGCACACCGCGATCCGCCACGCGCTGAACCTGGAATCGGTGATCACCTACGAAGGCACCGAGACGGTGCACCAGCTGGTGGTGGGCCGCGAGCTGACGGGCATCAACGCGTTCTGACGGTTGGTGCAAGGAACACCCGCGCCGTCATCCCAGCGCAAGCTGGGATCCAGTGCCTTTGCTGTCACGGCAGAGAGACGCTGGGTTCCGGCCTGTGCCGGAATGACGGTGAGGGCGGACAGATATTCCGGGCCAGAGTGTCCCTAGCATGAGCTGGCAAGACCTTCGCATCGAAACCGACCGCCTGATCCTGCGTCCGACCCGGCCGGAGGATTTCGAGGGCTGGGCGCAGCTGATGGGCGACGAGGAAAGCTCGCACCACATCGGCGGTCCGCAGCCGCGGCCGGTCGCCTGGCGCGGGTTTCTCTCGATGGCTGGGGCCTGGGCGATCCAGGGCTACGCGATGTTCTCGGTGATCGAGAAGGCCAGCGGGCAGTGGATCGGCCGGCTCGGACCGTGGCAGCCCGAGGGCTGGCCCGGCACCGAGGTCGGTTGGGGCCTGCTGCGCGAGGCCTGGGGCAAGGGTTACGCCACCGAGGGTTCGGCCGCCGCGATCGACTGGGCGTTCGACCATCTCGGCTGGACCGAAGTGATCCATACCATCGCGCCGGACAATCTCGCCTCGCAGCAGGTGGCCCGGCGGCTGGGCTCCACCGTGCTCGGACCGGCGCGCTTGCCGGAGCCGTTCCAGGATCTGGTCATGGAAGCGTGGGGCCAGAGCCGCGAAGCCTGGCGTCGCCGCCGCGCATGAGCCACGTGCCGCCCGCGCTGTTCGTCGCGCTCACCGAGCTGGTGCCCGAGCTGCACGTGCACTGCGCCGAGCCGTGGTGCCTGATCGGCAGCGCCGGCGCGTTGCTGCTCGGTGCCGACGTGGGCGTGGCCGATGTCGACGTGCTGGTTTCGCGTGCCGATGCCGATGTGCTGATGACGCGGTGGGCCGATCGCCGCGACGCCAGCCACGCGCCCGCCGATGGCGACCGCTTCCGCTCGCACTTCGCCCGTTTCCGTTTCCCCGGCCTGCCGGTGGAGGTGATGGGCGGCCTGGAGCTGGATGCCGGCGAGGGCTGGCAGCCGGTCTCGCCGGGCAAGCTGGTGCTGGTCGGCCTGCAGGGCCTGGCGGTGCCGGTGCCTGCGCTGGACGAACAGATCCGCATCTTCGAATCCTTCGGTCGCGACAAGGACCGCGCGCGCGCCGCTGCCCTGCGCAAGCTGCGCCAGCCGCCGTCCGTGTTGCCGATCGTTTCTTCTTCCTGACGGCTGCCCGCAGCCATCTCCCGTCTCCAGGACGCACTCCGCCATGACCGCCATTCCGTTCGCCATCACCGCCCGCCACAAGGGCTTCAACCGCGCCGAGATCGTCGACCAGAACTTCACCGAGTTCGTGCAGTTGTGGCAGGGCGAGGTTCACGCCGCACCGCGCGACGACCAGCCGGTACTGCCGGGCAGCGCGCTCGATGCGCGTGGCTTCCGCGAACTGTTCGAGTCGCAGTTGATCAGCCGCCACCTGGACCTGATGGCGCGCGTGCTGCGCGTGCAGAACAAGGTGTTCTACACGATCGGTTCGTCCGGTCACGAGGGCAACGCGATGGTGGCGCGGCTCACGCGTCATACCGATCCGGCGTTCCTGCACTACCGATCCGGCGGCTTCATGGCCGAGCGCTTCCGCAAATTGCCAGGGATGGATCCGGTGATGGATTCGGCGCTCTCATTCGCCGCCAGCAAGGATGATCCGGCTTCCGGCGGCCGCCACAAGGTGTGGGGTTCCAAGCCGTTGTGGGTGCTGCCGCAGACCTCGACCATCGCCTCGCATCTGCCCAAGGCGCTCGGCACCGCGGTGGCCATTGATCACGCCCGCCGCATCGGCCACACCTTGCCGATCCCGGACGACTCCATCGCGATCTGCTCGTTCGGCGATGCGTCCAGCAACCACGCCACCGCGCAGACCGCCTTCAACGCGGCCGGCTGGACGGCGTATCAGAAGCTGCCCGCGCCGGTGCTGTTCGTGTGCGAGGACAACGGCATCGGCATCTCGGTGAAGACGCCGACCGGCTGGGTCGCCAGCAACTACCAGTCGCGCTCCAACCTCGACTATTTCTTCGCCGACGGCCTGGACCTGGCCGAGGGCTACGCCCAGGTGCAGCGCGCGGTGGAGCACTGCCGCCGCACCCGCCGGCCAACCTTCCTGCACCTGAAGACCACCCGCGTGATGGGCCACGCCGGCACCGACTTCGAGATCGAGTGGCGCTCGATCGAGGAACTGGTGGCGGTGGAATCCACCGATCCGCTGCTGCGCTCGGCGGCGATCGCGCTGGAGTCGGGCCTTTACTCGAAGGACGACCTGCTCAACCTGTACGAAGCGACCCGCAAGCGCTGCTTCGCCGCCGCCGAGGAAGCCGAACGCCGGCCCAAGCTGGAACGCCTGGACGACGTGATGGCCCCGCTGGCGCCGTACTCGCCGGCCAAGGTGAAGGCCGAGGCCGAGCGCGCCGACTACGCCGAGTCCCGCCTGAAGGCGTTCGGCAGCGAGGCGAAGCTGCCGGAGAACCAGCCGCCGCGGCACCTGGCGATCCAGATCGGTCAGGCGCTGCACGACATCATGGCCAAGTACCCCGAGTCGCTGCTGTTCGGCGAGGACGTGGCGCAGAAGGGCGGCGTCTACACGGTCACCAAGGGGCTGCACAAGGCGTTCAAGAACACCCGCGTGTTCAACACCCTGCTGGACGAGACGATCATCCTCGGCCTGGCCCAGGGCTACGCCAACATGGGCATGCTGCCGCTGCCGGAAATCCAGTATCTGGCCTACTTCCACAACGCCGGCGACCAGATCCGCGGCGAGGCGTCGAGCCTGCAGTTCTTCTCCAACGACCAGTTCCGCAACCCGATGGTGATGCGCATCGCCTCGCTGGGGTACCAGCGCGGCTTCGGCGGGCATTTCCACAACGACAACTCGATCACCGCGCTGCGCGACATCCCGGGCCTGGTGGTGGGTTGCCCCAGTCGCGGCGACGACGCGGCGACGATGCTGCGCACGTTGACCGCGCTGGCCAGGGTCGACGGTCGTGTCTGCGCCTTCCTCGAGCCGATCGCGCTGTACATGACCAAGGACCTGTACGAGGCCGGCGACGGCCAGTGGCAGTTTGCCTATCCCGCGCCGGGCGAGGCGATGACCCTGGGCGAAGGCCGCGTGTACCACGAGGATGCCGACGACCTGGTGGTGTTCACCTTCGGCAATGGCGTGCCGATGGCGCTGCGCGCCGCACGCACCATCGAGGCCGAGCTGAAGTGGAAGGTGCGCGTGGTCGACCTGCGCTGGCTGGCGCCGCTCAACGACGCCTTCATCGCGGCACAGGCGAAGAACGCCAAGCGCATCCTGGTGCTGGACGAGGGCCGCAAGAGCGCGGGCGTGGGCGAGGGTGTGATCACCGCGATCGTCGAGGCCGGCTTCGGTGCCACGCCGCTGACCCGCGTGGTCGGTGCCGACACCTTCACCCCGCTGGCCGGCGCCGCCTTCCTGGTGCTGCCGGGCGAGGCCGACGTGGTGGCCGCGGCGCGCACGCTGGCCTGACGCCGGTTTGTCGGATGGCCCGGCTCAGCCGGCCATCCGGCGTGGCACGTTCGGCTCCTCCGGTCGCCGCTGCAGGCAGGCGCGGTTGCGGCCGGCCATCTTGGCGTCGTACATCGCCTGGTCGGCGCGCGCCACCAGGCTGTCGATCGAGTCGGTGGCGCGCCGGATGGCCACGCCGATGCTCACCGTGAGGGCAAGCTGGTTGCCGTCGACCGGAATCTCCAGCCGGTGCACGCGACGGCACATGCGGGTGGCCACCAGCAGGGCCTCTTCCGCGTTCGCGCCGTCGATCAGCGCGACGAATTCCTCACCGCCATAGCGGCCGAGCAGGTCGCCCGGGCGCAGTTCCTGGCGCAACGCCTCGGCCACCGCGGCCAGTGCCTCATCGCCGGCGGCATGGCCGCGCTTGTCATTGAGCTTCTTGAAGTGATCCAGGTCCAGGAACAGCAGGGCCTGAGGTCTCCCGCCCAGATCGCTCATCGCCACGATCGCCGCCTCGTGCCAGGCGCGCCGGTTGAGCAACTGGGTCAGCGAGTCGCGATCCGCCAGCACGCGGACCTGGTCGCGGTCGCGGCGGATCAGCAGCGCGCGGTCGGCCAGGCCGAACGACAGCACGATGGCCTCGAAGGCGCCCGCCGCCAGACCGGCGTCGTTGAGCCAGGGCAGGGCGGGCAGGGCGCCGTTGACCTGCGCACTGGTCATCGCGGTGAGCACCAGCAGCGGCGTCCAGCCGGCCAGGAAGAACCAGGCATGGCGCGAACCGCGCACGGCAGCGATCACCGAGGCGAGCAGCAGCAGGGCAGCCCCCAGTGTGAGCAGCGGATTGACCAGCAGTTGCCCGATACCTTCCAGCGACGGGATCTGGCTGCAACGCATCAGCACCACGGCGACCATGCCCACGGCCAGCGACAGCACCGGTATGCGCAGCAGCGGCGCGAATCGCTGCAGCTCGCAGAAGCGGGTCATGAACAGCGAGGCGAAGGCCACCGACAGCGCCACCGCGGCCGAACCGACGGTGATCGACAACCCGGCCAGCCAATCCATGCCCATCGGGTGGTAGACGAAGCCGGTCTGGATGCCCTGGATCGCCGCGTAGCAGACCAGGTAGGCCGCGTACCAGACGAAGGTGAGATCGCGCAGGATCAGGCCGAAGCACAGCGCCATCAGCGCCATCGCCAGCATTACCGCCAGGGAGGAACTGGCGAACACCAGCCAGTGCGCATCGTCCCCGAGGTAGTGGTTCCAGTCCTGCAGGCGGAAGCTCACCGGGGCGGCGATCCGTGCCGAGGGTTCGAATTTCAGCAGCAGCGGCGCGGTGACGGGGACATCGCGCCCGAGCACGAAGGCCAGGCGTCCGTGGCCGTGCGGCCCCTGGCCGAAATCATCCACTGTCAGTGAAACGTTGTGTCCGTTCTGGTCGTAAAGGGTCACCATGCCCAGGGGCGGCGGGTAGATGCTGAGGACTTGCTGCTCCTGCGCCGGGGAGGTTCCCGGGTCCAGGACCACCCAGGTGCCCAGGGGGCCTTTGGGCAGACGGAACAGCAGGTTGGGGTCGAATCGCTGCAGCTCGCCATCGCGGTACTCGGCCAGCAGCTTGGCCGGCGTGTCGCCCTCGCGCACATCCCGCCAACTGCCGGCCAGCGACGATGTTGCCGAGGCGCTCCCGGCAAGCAGCAGGCCGATCAGGCAAAGGACGAGCGCCATCAGCCGCTGTCGGCGACCGTGGAGCCCGGATTTGGCCTGCGTGCGCGGCATGTCGCTGTCCCAACGGTCTGCCCCGCGCCAGGAGATGGCGCGGCGGCGGCTGTGTCAGTCCTTTGCCGGTCGTCGCGATGACTGACCCGAAAAGCTGACACGGGACAGGAAAAGCATGAAGCGTGCCATGCGTCACATTTTTTACGATCACGGGGCTGGTTTCGGTGGGCGATCCGCCGTCACGCGGCCTTTGCCGCGCAAGCAGGATGCTTGAAAGGTTGATCGTTCCCCAGCCAGAGACCGGAAGTCCCCCATGACCACCCATTCGATCGCCGTATTCGTCGGCAGCCTCCGCAAAGCGTCCATCAACCGCCGGCTGGCGCTGGCCGTGCAGCGGCTGGCGCCGGAGGACATGCGCTTCGTCTTCGTGCCGATCGACGGCCTGCCGCTCTACAACCAGGACTTCGACGACGGCTATCCGGCCGCATGCCAGGCATTGAAGAAGCAGGTCGAGCAGGCCGACGCGCTGCTGTTCGTCACGCCGGAGTACAACCGCTCGACCCCGGGCGTGCTGAAGAATGCCATCGATATTGCCTCGCGTCCGTGGGGCACCAATTCGTTCGCCGGCAAGCCCGCCGCGGTGATCGGCGCCTCGATCGGCAGCACCGGCAGCGCGCTGGCCCAGCAGCACCTGCGCAACGTGCTGGCCTACCTGGATGTGCCGGTGCTGGCGCAGCCGGAAGTGTTCGTGCAGTTCCGCAGCGACGACCTGATCGACGGCGAGGGACGCATCGCCAGCGAGGACACGCGGAAGTTCCTGCAGCAGTTCGTCGACCGCTACGCGGAATGGGTGGCGCGGCACGTCCGCTGAGCGTCGCTCAGCCTGCCGCGGCCCCGGTGCCGCAGAGCTTTTCCAGCAGTAGTTGCTGCACGTTGCGCGGGGCCTGGCAATTGGCGGGCTGGGCGCGAAGGTAGCCGCCGTCGGCCTGCAGCAGCGAGGCGCTGCAGTTGTCGGCGAGGTACAGGTCCAGCTCGCGGCGCACGCGGTGCAACAGCTTCTTGCTCTCGATCGGAAAGCCGGTCTCGACGCGGTGGTCGAGGTTGCGCTCCATCAGGTCGGCGCTGGCCAGGTAGAGCACTTCGTCGCCACCGTTGGCGAACCAGTACACCCGGCTGTGTTCGAGGAAGCGGCCGATGATCGAGCGCACGCGGATGTTGTGCGACACCCCGGGCACGCCGGGGCGCAGGCAGCACATGCCGCGCACGATCAGGTCGATCTTCACGCCGGCCATGCTGGCCTTGTAGAGCGCGCGGATCACCTTGGCATCGGTCACCGCGTTGACCTTGATGATGATCTGCGCCGGCTGACCGGCCTCGGCGTGGGCGGTCTCGCGGGCGATCAGGTCGAGCAGGGTCTTCTTCAGCGTGAACGGCGCGTGCAGCAGCTTCTTCATCGCCTGCACCTTGCCCATGCCGGTGAGCTGGCCGAACAGCTTGTGCACGTCCTCGCACAGCGCCGGGTCGGAGGTGAGCAGGCTGTAGTCGGTGTAGATGCGTGCGTTGCCGGTGTGGTAGTTGCCGGTGCCGAGGTGAGCGTAGCGCACCAGTTCGCTGCCTTCGCGGCGCTGGATCAGCATCAGCTTGGCGTGGGTCTTCACGCCGACCACGCCGTAGATCACCACCGCGCCGGCCTGCTGCAGGCGGGCGGCGAGGGTGAGGTTGGATTCCTCATCGAAGCGCGCGCGCAGCTCGATCACCGCGGTGACTTCCTTGCCCGCGCGTGCGGCGTCGACCAGCGCGTCGACGATCTCGGAGTTGGCGCCGCTGCGGTACAGCGTCTGCTTGATCGCCAGTACGGCCGGATCCTTCGCCGCCTGGCGCAGCATGTCCACCACCGGGGTGAACGACTCGTACGGATGCAGCAGCAGCACGTCCTGCTTCGCCAGGATGACGAAGATGTCCTCGGATTTCTTCAGCGCCTTCGGGATGGCCGGGGTGAACGGGCGGTACTGCAGCTGCGGGAAGCCGGGCTGGCTGGCCACGCTGAACAGCCGCGACAGGTTGACCGGGCCGTTCACCTCGTACACGTCCTGCTCGGCCAGCCCGAACTGCTTGAGCAGGTACTCGACCAAGGTCCGCGGGCAGTTGTCCGCCACCTCCAGCCGCACCGCATCGCCGAAGCGCCGGGTATACAGTCCGCCGCGCAGGGCGCGGGCGAGGTCGTCGACGTCTTCCGCGTCGATGTCCAGGTCGGCGTTGCGGGTCAGCCGGAACTGGTAGCAGCCGTGCACCTGCATGCCGGGGAACAGTTCGTCCACGTGGGCGTGGATCACCGAGGACAGCATCACCTGGTTCTCGCCGCCCTCGCAGATATCGTCCGGCAGGCGGATCAGTCGCGGCAGCACGCGGGGCGCCGGCACGATCGCCAGGCCCGAGTCGCGGCCGAACGCATCCACGCCCTCCAGCTGCACGATGAAGTTGAGGCTCTTGTTGACCAGCAGCGGGAACGGGTGGGTCGGGTCCAGGCCGATCGGGGTGACCAGCGGCGCGACCTCATGTCGGAAGTACTTGCGCACCCAGGCCTTCTGCTTCGTGGTCCACTCGTGGCGACGCACGATGCGGATACCGGCCTCGGCCAGCGCCGGCAGGACGCGCTCGTTGAGGATCGCGTACTGCCGCTCGATCTGCTGGTGGGCAGCGGTACTGATCATCGCCAGTGCCTGCTTCGGCGCGATGCCGTCGGGCCCGACCCGCTCGTGCTCGAACGCGACCTGGTCCATCAGGCCGGCGACGCGGATCTCGAAGAACTCGTCCATGTTGCTGGAAAAGATCAGCAGGAACTTCAACCGCTCCTGCAGCGGGGTCTGCTCGTCCAGCGCCTGTTCCAGCACGCGGATGTTGAACTGCAGCTGCGACAGCTCGCGATGGATGTACAGCGACGGATCGGACAGGTCCGTCGTCGTCGTCGCCGGCGCGACCTCCGCAGCCGCGGCGGGAGCCGCTTTCTGGCGGGGCTTGGGGGCGTCGCGTCGGGTCATGGGCGTACCTGCATCGTCATCGTCCGGACATGTTGCTTCGATTGATTGACAGGGCCATGACGGTAGCGGTTTCGGCGTCCATCCGCCCGTCCGCCTGAAGGTAGCGGCTGGGGGGCGCGCCCAGTACCCGGCGAAATGCCGCGGTGAAGGCGCTCGCGCTGGCGTAGCCGATCTCGGTGGCGACCCGCGTGATCGGCATTCCCTGCCCGAGCAGCGCCAGGGCGGCGAGCAGGCAGGCCTGCTGCCGCCAGAGCGCGAAGCTCATGCCGGTCTGTGCGCGGAAAAGCCGGGTGAAGCTGCGTCGGCTCATGCCGGCC is part of the Dyella thiooxydans genome and harbors:
- a CDS encoding thiamine pyrophosphate-dependent enzyme, giving the protein MTAIPFAITARHKGFNRAEIVDQNFTEFVQLWQGEVHAAPRDDQPVLPGSALDARGFRELFESQLISRHLDLMARVLRVQNKVFYTIGSSGHEGNAMVARLTRHTDPAFLHYRSGGFMAERFRKLPGMDPVMDSALSFAASKDDPASGGRHKVWGSKPLWVLPQTSTIASHLPKALGTAVAIDHARRIGHTLPIPDDSIAICSFGDASSNHATAQTAFNAAGWTAYQKLPAPVLFVCEDNGIGISVKTPTGWVASNYQSRSNLDYFFADGLDLAEGYAQVQRAVEHCRRTRRPTFLHLKTTRVMGHAGTDFEIEWRSIEELVAVESTDPLLRSAAIALESGLYSKDDLLNLYEATRKRCFAAAEEAERRPKLERLDDVMAPLAPYSPAKVKAEAERADYAESRLKAFGSEAKLPENQPPRHLAIQIGQALHDIMAKYPESLLFGEDVAQKGGVYTVTKGLHKAFKNTRVFNTLLDETIILGLAQGYANMGMLPLPEIQYLAYFHNAGDQIRGEASSLQFFSNDQFRNPMVMRIASLGYQRGFGGHFHNDNSITALRDIPGLVVGCPSRGDDAATMLRTLTALARVDGRVCAFLEPIALYMTKDLYEAGDGQWQFAYPAPGEAMTLGEGRVYHEDADDLVVFTFGNGVPMALRAARTIEAELKWKVRVVDLRWLAPLNDAFIAAQAKNAKRILVLDEGRKSAGVGEGVITAIVEAGFGATPLTRVVGADTFTPLAGAAFLVLPGEADVVAAARTLA
- a CDS encoding acyl-CoA dehydrogenase family protein, which translates into the protein MAVRLDPLDLYDVRSLLTDEERMVQDAVGRFVDEKVLPIIGDCFDQGRFPKELIPEIASLGLLGATIPEQYGCAGMNGVSYGLICQELERGDSGLRSFASVQSSLCMYPIYAYGTEEQKMQYLPKMAAGEIIGCFGLTEPHGGSDPANMKTNAKKDGGDWVINGAKMWITNGNLAHIAIIWAQTEDGIQGFIVPTDTAGFTAQEVHKKMSLRASVTSALFFDNVRVPEANRLPNVKGLKGPLGCLTQARYGITWGPIGAAQACLKEVLDYTAERVLFGRPLSANQAVQIKMADMARRITSAQLLSLQLGRLKDAGKMQPTQVSLAKWNNCRMAIDIARECRDILGGAGITTEHTAIRHALNLESVITYEGTETVHQLVVGRELTGINAF
- the ppk1 gene encoding polyphosphate kinase 1, with the translated sequence MTRRDAPKPRQKAAPAAAAEVAPATTTTDLSDPSLYIHRELSQLQFNIRVLEQALDEQTPLQERLKFLLIFSSNMDEFFEIRVAGLMDQVAFEHERVGPDGIAPKQALAMISTAAHQQIERQYAILNERVLPALAEAGIRIVRRHEWTTKQKAWVRKYFRHEVAPLVTPIGLDPTHPFPLLVNKSLNFIVQLEGVDAFGRDSGLAIVPAPRVLPRLIRLPDDICEGGENQVMLSSVIHAHVDELFPGMQVHGCYQFRLTRNADLDIDAEDVDDLARALRGGLYTRRFGDAVRLEVADNCPRTLVEYLLKQFGLAEQDVYEVNGPVNLSRLFSVASQPGFPQLQYRPFTPAIPKALKKSEDIFVILAKQDVLLLHPYESFTPVVDMLRQAAKDPAVLAIKQTLYRSGANSEIVDALVDAARAGKEVTAVIELRARFDEESNLTLAARLQQAGAVVIYGVVGVKTHAKLMLIQRREGSELVRYAHLGTGNYHTGNARIYTDYSLLTSDPALCEDVHKLFGQLTGMGKVQAMKKLLHAPFTLKKTLLDLIARETAHAEAGQPAQIIIKVNAVTDAKVIRALYKASMAGVKIDLIVRGMCCLRPGVPGVSHNIRVRSIIGRFLEHSRVYWFANGGDEVLYLASADLMERNLDHRVETGFPIESKKLLHRVRRELDLYLADNCSASLLQADGGYLRAQPANCQAPRNVQQLLLEKLCGTGAAAG
- a CDS encoding sensor domain-containing diguanylate cyclase encodes the protein MALVLCLIGLLLAGSASATSSLAGSWRDVREGDTPAKLLAEYRDGELQRFDPNLLFRLPKGPLGTWVVLDPGTSPAQEQQVLSIYPPPLGMVTLYDQNGHNVSLTVDDFGQGPHGHGRLAFVLGRDVPVTAPLLLKFEPSARIAAPVSFRLQDWNHYLGDDAHWLVFASSSLAVMLAMALMALCFGLILRDLTFVWYAAYLVCYAAIQGIQTGFVYHPMGMDWLAGLSITVGSAAVALSVAFASLFMTRFCELQRFAPLLRIPVLSLAVGMVAVVLMRCSQIPSLEGIGQLLVNPLLTLGAALLLLASVIAAVRGSRHAWFFLAGWTPLLVLTAMTSAQVNGALPALPWLNDAGLAAGAFEAIVLSFGLADRALLIRRDRDQVRVLADRDSLTQLLNRRAWHEAAIVAMSDLGGRPQALLFLDLDHFKKLNDKRGHAAGDEALAAVAEALRQELRPGDLLGRYGGEEFVALIDGANAEEALLVATRMCRRVHRLEIPVDGNQLALTVSIGVAIRRATDSIDSLVARADQAMYDAKMAGRNRACLQRRPEEPNVPRRMAG
- a CDS encoding GNAT family N-acetyltransferase translates to MSWQDLRIETDRLILRPTRPEDFEGWAQLMGDEESSHHIGGPQPRPVAWRGFLSMAGAWAIQGYAMFSVIEKASGQWIGRLGPWQPEGWPGTEVGWGLLREAWGKGYATEGSAAAIDWAFDHLGWTEVIHTIAPDNLASQQVARRLGSTVLGPARLPEPFQDLVMEAWGQSREAWRRRRA
- the lexA gene encoding transcriptional repressor LexA, whose protein sequence is MTLTPRQAEILAVLHRHAAAEGMPPTLQEIAVAVGIEHVNAVAKHLRALEAKGHIALLPNRARGIRLLDAPVPAPADDLLALPLLGRVAAGRPIDSSAAAERVLRLDPALFRLRPDYLLRVQGDSMRDDGILDGDLIGVHATPEARHGQTVVARVGDGFTVKRLHRKGRQLRLLPRNAEHEPIDPDPSEDFAIEGLFAGLIRQG
- a CDS encoding NADPH-dependent FMN reductase yields the protein MTTHSIAVFVGSLRKASINRRLALAVQRLAPEDMRFVFVPIDGLPLYNQDFDDGYPAACQALKKQVEQADALLFVTPEYNRSTPGVLKNAIDIASRPWGTNSFAGKPAAVIGASIGSTGSALAQQHLRNVLAYLDVPVLAQPEVFVQFRSDDLIDGEGRIASEDTRKFLQQFVDRYAEWVARHVR